In Marmota flaviventris isolate mMarFla1 chromosome 15, mMarFla1.hap1, whole genome shotgun sequence, a single window of DNA contains:
- the Erich5 gene encoding glutamate-rich protein 5, with translation MGCSSSALNKAGDNSKFRSVTSNECLSTTEESESCVAQPTPRTPGKESIFHGNIQRESLPPLEKPKASVVPTANGVVSRERPLAKEVAPEKDAIGQIGPTEKTQPLQGPAESEAPHLGGRDDTPGAKEKKKDVETMTEVQAVKGNAQTELSEVKDPSSGTAGERNSSGTREDAENPPTVAVMQPPGTMENIQPLETDGELQPPEATGKDEQSQFLEAIPKENKSPEMLEGSQFVETNEEQKFQETVGNEEQSQLLETISKENLTSEILYRSQSVQTPVMNDLLHTTSEGPENMEQIQPERIVGSMEQPEGIPETAANVEMDGKIHTNQADQHTEGETGEKVETEMENENVSERAETKEEETGEAVDLSAATELGMATEG, from the exons TAACTTCAAATGAATGTTTATCTACCACAGAAGAAAGTGAGTCCTGTGTTGCCCAACCCACACCCCGCACACCAGGAAAAGAATCCATATTTCATGGCAACATACAAAGGGAAAGCCTTCCCCCTCTGGAGAAGCCCAAGGCATCAGTGGTGCCTACAGCTAATGGTGTTGTATCCCGTGAACGGCCCCTGGCAAAGGAGGTAGCCCCTGAAAAGGATGCCATAGGCCAGATAGGACCTACAGAGAAGACTCAGCCTCTCCAAGGACCTGCGGAATCTGAGGCACCTCATCTAGGTGGCAGAGATGATACCCCAggagcaaaagaaaagaagaaagatgtggAAACAATGACAGAAGTTCAGGCTGTAAAAGGAAATGCTCAGACTGAACTTTCAGAAGTCAAGGATCCATCTTCAGGGACAGCAGGAGAGAGGAACTCCTCTGGAACAAGGGAAGATGCTGAGAATCCACCAACTGTTGCAGTGATGCAACCTCCAGGAACAATGGAGAACATTCAGCCTCTGGAAACAGATGGAGAGCTGCAGCCTCCAGAAGCAACGGGAAAAGATGAACAGTCCCAATTTCTAGAAGCAATTCCCAAAGAGAACAAATCTCCAGAAATGTTGGAAGGAAGTCAGTTTGTGGAAACTAATGAAGAACAGAAATTTCAAGAAACAGTGGGAAACGAGGAGCAATCCCAGCTTCTAGAAACAATTTCCAAAGAGAATTTAACATCAGAAATATTGTACAGAAGTCAGTCTGTGCAAACTCCTGTAATGAACGACTTACTCCACACAACTTCTGAAGGTCCTGAAAACATGGAGCAGATTCAACCTGAAAGAATAGTTGGAAGCATGGAGCAACCAGAAGGAATTCCAGAGACAGCGGCAAATGTGGAAATGGATGGAAAAATTCACACTAACCAAGCAGACCAACACACTGAAG GTGAGACAGGAGAAAAGGTGGAAACAGAGATGGAGAATGAGAATGTAAGTGAAAGGGctgaaacaaaagaagaagaaacaggagaAGCCGTGGATCTTTCAGCAGCCACAGAGCTGGGGATGGCGACAGAAGGGTGA